The genomic stretch ATGTTGTCTTTCAAAGACCCCTTACTAACTGGGGTCACCAACGACCTCCGAAGCTGACCTCTAAAATCTCATATTCCATTGTTCTTGCAGGTGCCTTAATGGTTACGATCTCTCCTACCTCTTTTCCAATGAGTGCCCTTCCAACAGGAGAGGTGATGGAGAGCTTTCCTTTTTTGACATCAGCCTCCTCTACGCCAACTAATGTAAAGACATACTCCTCGTTAGCACCAATGTCAAGGACTTTCACCCTTGCTCCAAATGCCGCCTTACTCTGGTTTATCTTAGATATGTCTATGACCTCTGCTGAAGCAATCTTTACCTGAAGCTCCTGAATCCTTCCTTCTATAAAGGATTGTCTTTCTTTTGCGGCATGGTATTCGGCATTCTCCGAGAGGTCTCCATGCGACCTTGCCTCGGCAATGTCTTTTATGTTTTTAGGTCTTTCAACCTTTAAAAGCCTTTCGAGCTCTTCTTTCATTTTTCTCATGCCATCAGGCGTTACATGTATTCTCTGCATATGTTTAATTTAACACTTTCTTTATGATTTTTAAAGATTGCTCCCAATACCCACTGTCAAGCCAATTTAGAAATGTCCTCCTTTGCTTTAATTTAATAGGGGTAGGGGGGTACCTCCTAAGTTATTGATTTTAAATGATTCCTGCTTTAATTTTGCTTTAATAATTAACATTAATCCCCATCATTCTGCACCCCTTCCATCATCCTGTCTTCTCCAGCTTGTCATTCTGGCTTGTCCAGAATCCTTCTTAAAGAACGATTCCCGACAAGCGGGAATGACCTCGATATTGTCAAGTCTTTCCTGCAA from Nitrospirota bacterium encodes the following:
- the greA gene encoding transcription elongation factor GreA, with product MQRIHVTPDGMRKMKEELERLLKVERPKNIKDIAEARSHGDLSENAEYHAAKERQSFIEGRIQELQVKIASAEVIDISKINQSKAAFGARVKVLDIGANEEYVFTLVGVEEADVKKGKLSITSPVGRALIGKEVGEIVTIKAPARTMEYEILEVSFGGRW